TCGACTTCTCCGAAGAGATCCCCCGGCTCCGCTCGACCCTGTCCTCGATCGAGCAGGTGACGGACGTCGACGCCCTCGATGCGAAGATCGCCGACCTCGAGGAGCAGGCCTCCGCGCAGGACCTGTGGGACGACGTCGAGAACGCCCAGAAGGTGTCCGCCGCCCTCTCCCACGCCCAGGCCGAGCGCCGCCGCATCAGCGAGCTGTCCTCCCGCATCGAGGACCTCGAGGTGATGGTCGAGCTCGCCGCCGAGGAGGACGACGCCGACACCCTCACCGAGGCCGAGAACGAGCTGACCAGCATCCACAAGACCCTCGACGAGCTCGAGGTGCGCACGCTGCTGTCCGGCGAGTACGACGAGCGCGATGCCGTGGTCACCATCCGCGCCGGCGCCGGCGGTGTGGACGCCGCGGACTTCGCCGAGATGCTCATGCGCATGTACCTGCGCTGGGCCGAGCGCCACGGCTACGCCGCCAAGGTCATGGACACCTCCTACGCCGAGGAGGCGGGTCTGAAGTCGGTGACCTTCGAGGTCTCCGCCCCCTTCGCCTACGGCACCCTCTCCGTCGAGGGCGGCACCCACCGCCTGGTGCGCATCAGCCCCTTCGACAACCAGGGCCGGCGCCAGACCTCCTTCGCCGCCGTCGAGGTGATCCCGCTGATCGAGTCCACCGATCACATCGAGATCCCCGAGAACGAGCTGAAGATCGACGTGTTCCGCTCTTCCGGCCCCGGCGGTCAGAGCGTGAACACCACCGACTCCGCCGTGCGCATGACCCACATCCCCACCGGCACCGTGGTCTCGATGCAGGACGAGAAGTCCCAGATCCAGAACCGTGCCGCCGCGCTGCGTGTCATGCAGTCGCGCCTGCTGCTTCTGAAGAAGGCCGAGGAGGCCGCCGAGCGCAAGGAGCTCGCCGGCGACGTCAAGGCCTCCTGGGGTGACCAGATGCGCTCCTATGTGCTGAACCCGTACCAGATGGTGAAGGACCTGCGCACCGAGTACCAGGAGGGCAACCCCTCCTCCGTGTTCGACGGCGAGATCGACGCCTTCATCGACGCGGGCATCCGGTGGCGCGCGGAGCAGGCCAAGTCCGAGGACTGATCCCGGCGCCGACCGAGCCGATCACCCCCGTAGGGCTCCACGCAGCAGGGGCGGTCGTGACCGGACCCGCGCAGACCTTGACCAGGTCTTGACCCGGATGCTGTCCACATCACTGGGGAAGTCGGGCGATTCGCCCCTACGATTGTGGGGCACCATGCCCGCTTCCCCGAGCGGGACCTCCCTCAGATGTGACAGGCAGCCTTGATCCGTTTCGACGACGTCACCAAGACGTACATGCGTGGCCAGCACCCCGCGGTGGAGAACCTCGACATCGAGTTCACCCGCGGGGAGTTCGTGTTCCTGGTGGGGGCGTCCGGCTCGGGCAAGTCCACCCTGATGCGGATGGTGCTCAAGGAGGTCACCCCCACCCGCGGCACCGTCTACGTCGCCGGCAAGGATCTCTCCCGCATCCCCTCGTGGAAGGTCCCCGCGCTGCGCCGCGACATCGGCATGGTGTTCCAGGACTTCCGCCTGCTGCCCTCCAAGACCGCGTACCAGAACATCGAGTTCGCGCTCGCCGTGATCGGCACCCCGCGCAAGGTCGTGCGCCGCCTGGTCCCCGAGATGCTCGAGATGGTGGGCCTGGAGGACAAGGGCAAGCGACTGCCGCACGAGCTCTCCGGCGGTGAGCAGCAGCGCGTCGCCATCGCCCGCGCCTACGTGAACCGCCCCACGATCCTCCTGGCCGACGAGCCCACCGGCAACCTCGACCCCGCGACCGCCGAGGGCATCCTCGATCTGCTCGCCGAGATCAACGAGCG
This genomic interval from Brachybacterium aquaticum contains the following:
- the prfB gene encoding peptide chain release factor 2: MASIDFSEEIPRLRSTLSSIEQVTDVDALDAKIADLEEQASAQDLWDDVENAQKVSAALSHAQAERRRISELSSRIEDLEVMVELAAEEDDADTLTEAENELTSIHKTLDELEVRTLLSGEYDERDAVVTIRAGAGGVDAADFAEMLMRMYLRWAERHGYAAKVMDTSYAEEAGLKSVTFEVSAPFAYGTLSVEGGTHRLVRISPFDNQGRRQTSFAAVEVIPLIESTDHIEIPENELKIDVFRSSGPGGQSVNTTDSAVRMTHIPTGTVVSMQDEKSQIQNRAAALRVMQSRLLLLKKAEEAAERKELAGDVKASWGDQMRSYVLNPYQMVKDLRTEYQEGNPSSVFDGEIDAFIDAGIRWRAEQAKSED